The window CCGCGCAGATTCTGCGCATCCTTGGATGCCTTGTGACCCTCACGCGCCTCCTTCTTACGAGCTCTCTCTTCGTGGTCTAGGCGGCGACCATGAAGCTTTCGCCATCTCTCCATGTACTCGTTTTGGGGCTGTGGGATTGTCAGACAAGGTTCGTTCGACAGCAAGGCGTATTCAGTGGGACTGATAGCATTGAAACCGTACCATTTTGGCTGATTCGCGCTCGTAGCGGCTGTTCGGTTAGCAAGTGTCGGTGTCGGCGCGTTGTCGATGAAGCTGCAGTGTCTCGAGGTTCGTCAAAAGTGGCGGGTCGAAAAAAGTTCCCATTACTACCTATCGATACGGATAAGAGGTGGAGTGGTACGTCCCTGCAAAAATTCCGTGCACTCCTGTCTTTCATGGTCCGGAACAATAGCTTTTCCCCAGTTCCGCACTCACTCCCGGCAAATGGGCTGCAGTCTAGGTATCCGAACTTTTTTGAAGCTTCAACGAGCGTTCGGTCTCGGGTGACAGCCAGAGAACAGCCAATACCAACAACTAGGAGAAAGCCAATTAGAACAGCGCCACGCGACACAAGCTCGAAGGCCAATCGCCGTCACCATCCGGCGAGTAGTAGACTACCAAGTCCCGAAAATGAGTCGATTACTTCTACGCTCCGTCTTGGAGCTTCGGACACCCATCACCCGCCTCCCGCCGAGCTTCCTCCTCCCAACCCACGCCCGCCGGTACAACTCCACGGCGCCAATCGTCGAGCCTGTTGCCCAAAAAGCGCCCAAAGTTACTCCGCTAGACACCCCAACGAAGCCCTCAATAGCGCAACAAGCCCAGGCCGCTGCTGTAGACACCGCCGCACCGGCCGCGACGACCACCCCGATCCCCGAATCTGTGCAGGCtgtcctccccttcctcgccgcccagcccaACCACTACATCACCTTTCACATCCACGGTCGTCCGTACCTCGTTCAGCCCGGCGACAGTATTCGCCTGCCTTTCAAGATGCCCGGTGTTGTGCCCGGCGATGTCCTCCGCCTGAACCGCGCCTCCGTCATCGGCAGTAGGGACTACACTCTCAAGGGCGCACCCTTCATCGACGAGCGCGTATTCGAATGCCGCGCTGTGGTAACGGGTACTGAGAGTGAGCCTATGCGGCtcaagacgaagacgaagaggaggcagAGAAGGGTAAAGACGGTCAAGAGCAAGCACCGCCACACGATGCTGACCGTTAGCGAGCTGAAGATCAACCGGGTcgaggagatcgaggccTGAGTGAATGTCAACCGGTGGTTGTCAAGGTTGTTCGAGTATAAATGAGGTGGAAACCCACAAGATCGTATGGTCCATTGTACTAGTGACGTCCCCCTATGGGGCTGTATCAATAGAGGCAAATGCAAAACACGTTTAACGTTTTGAAAGGAGTCGAGCGTTGAGTCGTTGGAACCGTTTGAAGCTGGGTGATTGACGTTGGAATTTATTCAGTCGCCGTGTAAATGACAGCGGTTCCAAAAGCGCGCACAACCCGACCCACAGGCCGAGGAAAGCAGAGTGATATCGAGAACAAGTGAAAGacgaaaagaaagggaaaaaaggtgCCACACCAAGGCTGAACCAGAATCAAGACCAACCCATCCAAGAAACTCCAAGCTATGATATTCCCCATAATCATTAGACCCAAGTGAGAATGCCATGACGCCTTTTCCCTCCAGCTTCCAAGATCAAATGCCTATTCTCATCATCTATTCGAGTTTGTTGCCTTTTTCACACTGGACCAGTAAGCCGATGGCCAAACCGACATGGCCTCCGTCTCGGTCGGCATGCGTTCTCGGCATCTCGTAACGACGCTCTGGATGATTCTACCCAGGAGCTCTTCGTCGATCGGGAGTGCCTTTTCGCTCATCTCATTAGGATAGAGGAAAGGGTCGGTCTCATGAAGGAGCTCCTCGCAAGTCGGCCGCATGTGCACCTCACGGTTCAGGCACCGCCTCAAGGTTCGCACGAGTGATGGAGGAACAAGgacgccgcccatgcccCTAGACGGAAAGTCAATGTGGTGGTCCCAGTTTATAATGGCTTGACATCGGGCCATCTGGTTAGCGATGTGGCCAAAAGGAGGGGTGCCGTATACGAGTTGGTAGAGAATACACCCAAGAGACCAAACGTCGCTTGGCTTTCCGACTTTCATCAGCTTGGGCCTTCCGGGAACGCGACCGCCTCGGGGTGCATTAAAGTCCATGAGCGATTCGGGGGACATGTAGTTCGGTGTGCCAATTTGCGTTTCGCGATGAACGTTAACTGTCTCATCTGTTTGAATAGCGTTGGCAATGCCAAAGTCGATGAGCTTCAAACGGCCTTTTACGAGGACAAAGTTGGCCGGTTTGAGGTCGGAATGGACGATATCGAATTGGTGGACAGATTGAAGGCATTCAAGCATCTCTTTCCAATAGAAGCGGACAAAAACAGAATCGAATTTGGCTGCCTCAGGGTTTTGACGGCTTCTCAGGAGGGTGTTGAGATCCAACTCGCCCATCTCCATAAGCTGGAGAACTGTTAGATATGCCACGTGTTTCGGAGGACGGACAGCTTACCAATGTCagcatcttcttctcgtcgttcATCTCGTAGTCAAAGAGATTGATGACCCGGTCATTGCCTGTCAGCTTGCTTAACAGGTCAATCTCGCCACGATACCCCCTGACGGTCGATTCGTCGGCATTCTCCAGCGACACCCTCTTGAGGGCGAACATCGCTCCGTTTTCGGCAGTAACGCGGTAGACCTTAGCGCTACCACCTCGGCCCAGACAGTCGAGCCTAGTGTAGGACTTTCCGTTGACACGAAGGATGTTTCGCCTTTGTTTCCCCTGCGAGGTCGTGGCTGCGCCAGCCGAGGTGGTCGCGGCATCCAGAACCGACATTTtcggtggaggagggggagcaggccggcgcggaGTGTTGTTTGGCAGAGAGGACAGAGGTTTCCGTTCGGGAGATGCAGCAGGTCGATGGTATGCAGCGTCAGTGCTTGTGTGACGCTTGGAGGCTTTCTCGGTGTCCCTTTCGGCGAGTATGCTGACGACGGGCTTGGAGCTTCGGAGTATAGAGGGCATCTCGTTCTCTTGATCATGCGAAGACGGCACCTGCGGGCGGGGGGCAGGTAGTTTGTAGTGAATCTCTTCTGGCTCGTCTCGCTGCTTGGGAGACGGACGTGCAAGGGGTGGTGCTGGCTCGGCCTCGTATGCTGATCTTCGACTGTTTACTCTTGAAAGATCGCCAAAGGCTACGGGGCTGCCAGACGACATTTGTCTTCCGTTGCCGTAAAAGGACGGTGCAAGGTCGCTCTCCATGTCTGGGCCCTGACCGTCATGATCCTGGCTAGAAACCATGCCTTCGCCGTTCGCctccgcttcttcttcgctttGCCTCCTGCGACCACGGCGAGCAGGTCCACTCAAGAAACTGCCAGGAATTTTGCCGACTCGCTTGACGCGCATGGAGCCTTGCAAGGCCAGATTGTCCTCAGGCTTCATGTTTCTTCCGACATTGGTATGGCGGGATACGCTGCCGGGGTTGATACCAGAGCCATGGCGTGCTGCAGTCACCGGTTCTTCAGAATACTCCTGCTCCAAATGAGATCCTGAGCGTCTGGAATGGGTGGACGAGTTGGTGAGACGACTTCTGTTGCCGGACGAGCCAGCTGCAATGCGAACAATACGAACTCCCTGGGCGGGAGTATTGACATCCTGGCGTGGTTCCTGCTTCTCGTCCGACGATTGGTCCCGGCTTTCTGGCCGACTTCTGGACGGAGGACGTTGGTTGGTAGATCGCGACAGCGAGGTAGATCTTCTCTTGGTGGGGTGCATCTGGCCAAGGCTCTTGGGTGTGTTGCTGAGTCTGACAACACGCTTGCGCACAGGACTGTTTTCTCTGCTTCTCAAGGGTGACGTGGGCTTTGAAGACTTGTTGTCATACGCCTGAACACTTCCGGACCGAAGAGACCTTCTTTCTTCCGTCGCGGAAGTTGTAGACGCGGCAAGGTTACTGATGCGACGACGTGTTCGCGGCGGTGAAGGGGCGCGCTGAGGCTCAggggcgccgccatcgttgAGCAAAGCCTTGGTGAGAGCACTCAGCTTCATCGGCACAGGTATCTCGTCATCGGAGCTGTCGTGCATGGCGTACTGCTGCGAGTCCGCCTTCCTCGAGAGCGCGGGCGCAACGGCGGTCGCGTGTACGGGATTGGATTCGCTTCGGTTGAGCTGTGGGCGCGACGGCAACCTTCGGAGGCCTTGTCTCTGGGAAGGTCTTCGTGACAAACTGGTTCCGGAAGTGCCCAagggcgtgggcgaggcagtTGGCATGTTCATTTGGGCGGTCGGAACTGGTGATTGTTTTTGCAATTGCTAGCAATGGGGCAAATGGGGCTGAATTGCGCGACCTCCACGTCTCGGCGACTGAGCACCTTTCGCCAAAATAAGGAAAAAGCGATTGTTGTGGTCGACTAAACACTGTTTTACGTGTCGATGGTGCCCATGATCTGAAAGATTGCGAATGGAGAAGAAATTAGTTTATGCGGCGCGTCACTAGCAACTTGTACGTTGGAAGGATCCGTTGATTCCCATGTCGAGTTCGGGACGTTCCCATTATTTTCGGGCTAGCAGCGGCTGACCAATAAGAATTCAAGGGAAGAGGGATTGGTTGTCGGAGCAACAAGGGACTGACTGCACTGGGGAAGCAAAGCAAACGGCACATTCCTCGCTGCGCGCATCATTTTTTAGACCTCGAAGTGCTGTGATGCCTGAGGCTCTAAATGACTAATCATGTCATTTAGAACATTTTCCATACTCAAACGATCCAAGCTTCTTATCCAGTGCAGCATAATCCTGTAGTAAGTACTCAAAATATGACCTTTCCTGTTTCCCCGAACGGACGTGAGCCCTGCGTGATGCGAGCGTAGCTTGAGGGCTGTACATATGCAGCTAAACACCACTCACGTAACTCAAAGAATGGCACTCAATCATGCCCACAGAGCGACACATGAGACAATCACGAAGGAGATCAAATCATGCGTCTTCAAAGAACCAGCGAGCCTTTTATTTGACCGAACCTAGCAGGTGTTCCTACACAAATGTGTGCCGAAGCCCAACCCAAGAGAGATTTCCCCATGTCAACGACATACAGAAACGTCGGCCGATTGCTGCGTAACTTCTTTGATGAGACAAGGGCACGGGGCCTGTCATCTGGGGCGTGAGAGAGATGTTTAGTCGAACAGACCGAATCCCATGTCATCGTCGGACTCCTCCTTGTCTGAGAAAGGGTTAGTAAGTCTGTTGCAGGACCACAGATGAGCATAGACGAGTTCTTAccctcctccttgggctCATCAGCGGGGGCgtcagcagcggcagcggcagcaccgccggcagcgggAGCAGCACCGCCAGCGCCACCAGAGGGGACGGAAGCGAGCTTGCCGGAGCCCTCAGCGATGAGCTTTGAAACTGGTTAGCATGAATGCCACTTGGGATTGTTGAATCAGGTATCGCAAGACGAACCTCGTTGAtgtccttgcccttgagctCAGAGATGAGCGTGTTCAGgcgctcctcgtcagcctcaATGCCGACGGACTCAAGAACAGTCTTGACATCCTGAGCAGAGGGAGCGGTGTTGCCACCAAGGGTGAGGAGAAGGTAGGCGGCGAGGTGCTTCATCTTGAGTGTGTTGAGTTCTGCGGAAGAGTTCGTTAGACAAGGGTTTTGTCAAATTTCGCTACAGCGACAGAGATGCGACAAAAGATCGGCAATAAAAACTGTCGTCAACGAGAGATCTAGAGATGAACTTACGTTTTGTCGTAGAGAACACGAGAGGTCAATCAATTTAACCGCGAAGTTGGGCGGAGACTGAATCTTCGAGTCCTGGGAGGATATTTCGCGTGGTTGTTGCGATTCGAAAAGTTTACGAAATCCAACTTTTTTCTCCGTTTTGTGAAGCGCGGAGGGTGCGGGACCCTAGCGATTCGGCCGCTTAGGCAGGGTGGAGACCCGATCTGCAGACGGTGGCTGGTGTCCGGTTCCAATGCTCGCACCAGCCACATGCCTGTGCTGTCTTGCCTTTTCCGTGTCAAGAGGTCTATCTTCGGAACCGGAGGCACTTGGACTTCCGAAGTGGCTAACAGGATGGAAGCGCCTTGGTGGACGGCGCTGGAAGGCCCCCAGTCCAACAGATATAAACTTGCCGACTGCAACGCCACTTGTGTTTGTCCCCCGACACCAAACTTTCGATTTTTACGATTGCCGGTTGTCTGTCACGTGTGCTTCGCGACTGCCATCACATTTTCCACGAATTtcctctcttttttctcgACTCTAAGTCTCGCTCACGCTCTCGAGGATTTTTTGACCGCGTGTTCAGTACCTTTCATAGAGGGGCCGCTGAATCGCAGAAACACGAGTTGCTGTGTTTGCCATTACTGATGACTCAAGCGCTTGCCTGATGCATCCTGACGGCCGCTGCAAGCAACATAGACACTTGCTTGACAATACCTGGCATTTATAGTCCGTCGTCATGCCTGTAAGCTTCCGAACCAGGCGACCACCGCTTTTACAACATCGATGCGCTAACGATCGAGCCCTTACAGATCGGagacctcctcgcccagaTCAGTGGCGACAAGTCACAGAGCACATCGCCCGCTCCAACGAGGCCGCCTATTCCCCTTCCGAAGCGAAAAGCAGATGACGACCTGCGCAGCACCTTTTCGAATAAGACACCGCGAACCAGCGCAAATGGCGTCGGCTCTTCTGCCCCGTCGAAGCCGGCAGATGCCCAGAGACTCGGACGGTCTGCAGAGAAGCCAACAACGACTACTACCGGTTATAGAGGCAGCGCCGGTCGACCTTCCGATCGATCGGCATCTGCGCCAAGGAGCATCGGTAATGGCAGCAACGCTGCAAAGTCCAGCTCTTCTGGCGCCCGACCCTTAAATGGGCAGAACACATCGAGGGTAACCTCGACTCTGCCGAGTCGGCCATCGCCATCCACCCCCGCCGCTACACCCAAACCAGGAGCACCGCCGAAGAAGGGATCCTTCGCTGAAATAATGGCGCGAGCCCAGCAGGCCCAAACCAAGATGGGCCAGGTTGGCAAGATTCAGCACAAGCCTGTGGAGAAGGTCTTTACCAAGAAGGAGCGGGAAGAGATGAAGAGGGACCCCAAAAAAGACCCAAAGGCTGCAGCAAGGCAGTCATCTAAGTTCCAGGGGACCGCGAGATCATCATCCGCGGCCCCATCACGCAACGGAGCCGGCGCAAACGGAGCAAGCGTCAACCGCAACGGGGCTGTCGACAGAGCAAAGGACCCCCGGGCTGCAGCGAGGGCACgcgctgctgcagcagaggaggagaaccagaagaagctcaagaaggccgccgttGCGACGACAGGTTACACTGGCACCGCCCGTCCAAAACCCGGCGCGGCGTCAGCCAAGAAAAAGCCTGCCCCGGGAGGTGCGCTCCTTAATGCCCGCCCAGCCCCACGCTACGGCGGCTCTGCGAAGCGCTCGCGCtatgacgaagaggaggaggacgaggaactCGACGACTTTATCG is drawn from Colletotrichum destructivum chromosome 6, complete sequence and contains these coding sequences:
- a CDS encoding Putative large ribosomal subunit protein bL21, which produces MSRLLLRSVLELRTPITRLPPSFLLPTHARRYNSTAPIVEPVAQKAPKVTPLDTPTKPSIAQQAQAAAVDTAAPAATTTPIPESVQAVLPFLAAQPNHYITFHIHGRPYLVQPGDSIRLPFKMPGVVPGDVLRLNRASVIGSRDYTLKGAPFIDERVFECRAVVTGTESEPMRLKTKTKRRQRRVKTVKSKHRHTMLTVSELKINRVEEIEA
- a CDS encoding Putative serine/threonine-protein kinase, active, which codes for MNMPTASPTPLGTSGTSLSRRPSQRQGLRRLPSRPQLNRSESNPVHATAVAPALSRKADSQQYAMHDSSDDEIPVPMKLSALTKALLNDGGAPEPQRAPSPPRTRRRISNLAASTTSATEERRSLRSGSVQAYDNKSSKPTSPLRSRENSPVRKRVVRLSNTPKSLGQMHPTKRRSTSLSRSTNQRPPSRSRPESRDQSSDEKQEPRQDVNTPAQGVRIVRIAAGSSGNRSRLTNSSTHSRRSGSHLEQEYSEEPVTAARHGSGINPGSVSRHTNVGRNMKPEDNLALQGSMRVKRVGKIPGSFLSGPARRGRRRQSEEEAEANGEGMVSSQDHDGQGPDMESDLAPSFYGNGRQMSSGSPVAFGDLSRVNSRRSAYEAEPAPPLARPSPKQRDEPEEIHYKLPAPRPQVPSSHDQENEMPSILRSSKPVVSILAERDTEKASKRHTSTDAAYHRPAASPERKPLSSLPNNTPRRPAPPPPPKMSVLDAATTSAGAATTSQGKQRRNILRVNGKSYTRLDCLGRGGSAKVYRVTAENGAMFALKRVSLENADESTVRGYRGEIDLLSKLTGNDRVINLFDYEMNDEKKMLTLLMEMGELDLNTLLRSRQNPEAAKFDSVFVRFYWKEMLECLQSVHQFDIVHSDLKPANFVLVKGRLKLIDFGIANAIQTDETVNVHRETQIGTPNYMSPESLMDFNAPRGGRVPGRPKLMKVGKPSDVWSLGCILYQLVYGTPPFGHIANQMARCQAIINWDHHIDFPSRGMGGVLVPPSLVRTLRRCLNREVHMRPTCEELLHETDPFLYPNEMSEKALPIDEELLGRIIQSVVTRCRERMPTETEAMSVWPSAYWSSVKKATNSNR
- a CDS encoding Putative large ribosomal subunit protein P1/P2; the protein is MKHLAAYLLLTLGGNTAPSAQDVKTVLESVGIEADEERLNTLISELKGKDINELIAEGSGKLASVPSGGAGGAAPAAGGAAAAAADAPADEPKEEDKEESDDDMGFGLFD
- a CDS encoding Putative chromatin SPT2; this translates as MPIGDLLAQISGDKSQSTSPAPTRPPIPLPKRKADDDLRSTFSNKTPRTSANGVGSSAPSKPADAQRLGRSAEKPTTTTTGYRGSAGRPSDRSASAPRSIGNGSNAAKSSSSGARPLNGQNTSRVTSTLPSRPSPSTPAATPKPGAPPKKGSFAEIMARAQQAQTKMGQVGKIQHKPVEKVFTKKEREEMKRDPKKDPKAAARQSSKFQGTARSSSAAPSRNGAGANGASVNRNGAVDRAKDPRAAARARAAAAEEENQKKLKKAAVATTGYTGTARPKPGAASAKKKPAPGGALLNARPAPRYGGSAKRSRYDEEEEDEELDDFIEYDDEDDAGPRYTYDSEGSSDMEAGMDDVWEEEAKAERVARLEDIEQEKLEKRLKAEKEERKRRFYEQQRARR